Part of the Natronobacterium gregoryi SP2 genome, CCTTCCCGAGTCGGGTGCCGATCCCGATCAGGACGCCGCCGAGGAACAGTCGCCAGGGCTGGACCTCGGTCAGCCAGATCGTCAGCCCGCCGACCTCGCGGAGTTCGCCGGTCGTGGCCTGCTGGTGGAGGCCGCTCGAAACCAGTCCCGACTGGAACGTGACGGCGTAAATCGCCGCGCCGAGGACGATCCCGAGCGTGAAGACGACTCGCCAGTCCCGGGAGGGACGGTACTGCTGGAACCGCGAGAGGTTCGAGGCGTACGACAGCGTCGACTCGAGAAACGTACTCGCGCCGGCGGGGATGGCGGTCCCGAGGTAGATCACGACCACCCCGAGCCCGACCAGCAACCCGCCGACCGTGTAGTGACTGATCCCGTTGGGGAACAGTTCAGCGACCGACGCGACGGTAAGCGCTGTGCTCATCACCTGCTGGAAGGAGATGCCGGGGTATCAATGCTGTCACTGCGGGGAAGATTGTGCGTATCTCGGAGACAGACCTAATCGGCCGCCGTCGGCGCTTCGACGACCTCGAGTTTCTCTGCAGCGTAGCCGAAGACGTCCCGGTAGCCGTTCGGCGACATCAGGACGGGATAGAACGGCTCCTCGGCGACCTGCTGCTCGCCGTCGGCCGCTGCGAATGGGGTTCCGACCTCGACCTCGGTGAAGTTCTCGACGAATACCTCGTAGGTGTCTGCGGGTGCTTTTGGGACGACGTCGGTGAGCCGGAAGACCGGGAGGTCGCGCTCGACCGTGTCGCCCGGCAACGCGCCGACAGCCGTCAGGAACGCTCGCACGAGACGGTTTGCGTTCTGGGCTGCCGTCTCCGAGCCTTGCTGGCCACACTCGACCTCGATCGTCTGGACCTCGGTGATCAGCCGCCCTTCGGCGAACGCGCCGGTCTCGACCATCGCCTCGACAGGAAGCTGTCGACACAGCTCCGTTGCGGTCTCGGTGACGCCGTCGACGATCGCGAACGGGTCCGCGTAGCTCTGTGTCGAGTGCATCGAAAACGTGAGACAGCCCTCGAGTTCGTCCGCCAGCCGATGGGCGAGCCGTCCTTCGTGTGTCTTCGCGTCCGGATCGCCCGGGAACGCCCGGTTCAGGTCCTCGTCGACGAACCGCACCCGTCGCTCGAGTGCCTTCTCGTTGGCGACGACGAGTTTGACTGGTCGTTCGACTGTCGGGTGCTCGTCGAGAAGCCGCTCGACGGCGCGAACGCCACAGGGCTCGTCACCGTGAACGCCAGCGAGAATCGCGACGTCGGGCGTCCCCGACCCGATCTGTGCGACTTTCACAGTCACTAGTTGGGCTGGGTGTGCAAAGGCGACACGGTTCGGTCCGTTCATACGATCTGCTGTCGGTTCGTTCCGACTCGTCTGCGACCCAAAGCGGTTGTACCGAGACGCGTTACACCACTCCCCTCGTACGGTCTGCTGTCAGTCAGTTCCGGCGCAACCGCGAGCCTGCCTGCGGTTGCGCCGGGACAGCGGTACAGCGTTCCGTATCAGTCCTCGAGCGCCTCGAGGGGCCTCCAGTCGATCGCACGCGCGGTTGGCCGCGTTCCGTCAAGACGGATCTGCCAGCCGTCGATCCGTTCGGGCTCTTCGAGTGCGTTCGTAATCGTCGTCCGGATTTCGAGGACGTCGACGCCGTAGTAGTCGTTGGGGGCTCCCCGGAGATACTGCAGTGCCGTCCGGAACAACGATCGCATTCCGTCGTCGTTCTCGAAGTCGTGGCGTTTGTACGCGCCGGCGGCGACCTGAACCATTCCGTGGAGAAAGGCGCTTTCGGTCCGGCCGCGGCCGTAGTTGTACCACTCGTCCTCGAAACAGTCGTGGCTCTCGTGGTACGCTTCCGCGTTGAAGAGTCGAACACCGTGAATCGTCGCCTGTCGGAGCGTCGCGTGCTCCCACTGGTTTGCAGACTCGAGCCAGCCGGACGGCGGATCGTCGCGGTTCGGCGGTGGGCCGACGGTCGGGTCGGTCGTGTGCTCGTCCACGGTCGTCGTTGGCGGCGCTCGCGGGTATGTCGTTTGCCGACTCCGACCCGCCGGAATCGTATAGAGAGCTTACATAGTGTCAGGAGAGGCCTTATTCGGCTGGGGACCCGTGTGTGAGGTATGAACTATCCGGATGGGCGGTGTCGAAACTGCGGCCACCGTCTCTACGAACAACTCGAGGGACACTATCGCTGCCCAAACTGCGAGACGGTCTACTCGCGGTCCACGTTCGACGAACCGTCGGCGTAGACCATCGACGGGAACCGCCGTTCCCGAACGCGGACAGTCGTCTTCGCGGCCCACAGCCACCGTCGAGAAAGCCGCCCACGAAACGACGAATGCCGAGATGTCGTCCGACTCGTCTCGTTGCTCTTTCTGGTATCGTTCGATCGAACCGTCTGGAGAGTGGGTAAGTAGTCACAACAACCCGTATGGGCCGCCCAGCGTGAAGTGTCGGAACGATTGGAAAGTCTCTATCGGCGTTGCTAATTCCTTTGGAAACGAGGTTATGAAAGTCCTCGGCGTATCCGAGCGTGGAATCCATGACATCTATCGCAGACATCGAGCTTCCGGCGGACGGGGCCGGTCTCGACGAGTTATTCGAAGCCGTACCGTCGCTGACTTGTGAGATGGAGCGCGTCATCGCCTCGAGCGGGCACGGACTCTGGCTGTCGGGGCCGTCCCAGGATGCGGTCGAGGACGCACTCGACGACGCGTCCGCCATCAGCGAGTACGCACTAATAAACGGCGACGAGGATCGCTGGCTGTACGACATCGAGTTCGATCCGGACACGGTCGATCCGCTCGAGGCCGTTCTCGAGGAACACGGGACGGTCCTCAGCGCCTCGGCGTCGAACGGGACGTGGCTGCTTAGCGTCCGTGTCGTCGAGCGTGAACACGTCAGCGCGCTGTACGACCGGTTCGTCGACCACGACGTCTCGCCGACGATCGTTCGGCTGTTCGATCTGGAGGAAGACACTCACTCCCAGTGTGGCCTGACCGCGCGTCAGTACGAGACGCTGGTCGCG contains:
- a CDS encoding M14 family metallopeptidase — encoded protein: MKVAQIGSGTPDVAILAGVHGDEPCGVRAVERLLDEHPTVERPVKLVVANEKALERRVRFVDEDLNRAFPGDPDAKTHEGRLAHRLADELEGCLTFSMHSTQSYADPFAIVDGVTETATELCRQLPVEAMVETGAFAEGRLITEVQTIEVECGQQGSETAAQNANRLVRAFLTAVGALPGDTVERDLPVFRLTDVVPKAPADTYEVFVENFTEVEVGTPFAAADGEQQVAEEPFYPVLMSPNGYRDVFGYAAEKLEVVEAPTAAD
- a CDS encoding DUF309 domain-containing protein; this encodes MDEHTTDPTVGPPPNRDDPPSGWLESANQWEHATLRQATIHGVRLFNAEAYHESHDCFEDEWYNYGRGRTESAFLHGMVQVAAGAYKRHDFENDDGMRSLFRTALQYLRGAPNDYYGVDVLEIRTTITNALEEPERIDGWQIRLDGTRPTARAIDWRPLEALED
- a CDS encoding helix-turn-helix domain-containing protein encodes the protein MTSIADIELPADGAGLDELFEAVPSLTCEMERVIASSGHGLWLSGPSQDAVEDALDDASAISEYALINGDEDRWLYDIEFDPDTVDPLEAVLEEHGTVLSASASNGTWLLSVRVVEREHVSALYDRFVDHDVSPTIVRLFDLEEDTHSQCGLTARQYETLVAAIDHGYFEIPREVSMQELSDELDISHQALSERLRRAYRALVTSELDVTEEETNPPPMLSD
- a CDS encoding YeeE/YedE family protein, yielding MSTALTVASVAELFPNGISHYTVGGLLVGLGVVVIYLGTAIPAGASTFLESTLSYASNLSRFQQYRPSRDWRVVFTLGIVLGAAIYAVTFQSGLVSSGLHQQATTGELREVGGLTIWLTEVQPWRLFLGGVLIGIGTRLGKGCTSGHGVCGVGSASRASFVGVATFLLVAIGVAQLVQALGVNL